A stretch of Methanobrevibacter sp. YE315 DNA encodes these proteins:
- a CDS encoding Ig-like domain-containing protein, giving the protein MNNKKMLMSLLLIVLLAVSVSAVSAAEDASVLAADDSQDVVGADSNAQVLKANIWKPNAATAAGIQEAIDSAQPGDTVDLSSFKEYNVTDSTITISGKDNLFIKGKSVQRVTINGYGSGDGIFYVSESSNVRFACIDFVDVNPENNLTYDGVVKGWGINFDGEDSNGGQVTQCTFKDFNQAVVINSCNNVEIRRSTFTGGIATKLINDPTVNKEQGSKVISVGGSFFTSILNNVFDGPVLDAISIAKGSGDAQIIGNKFYNNAYSIFFGGASTEGTFIKNNEFFNCGYFQDENRYYDEFPVISIQKAADSVYFEGNKFHVINNNILIAAESSNTAHGAPSTLGDINVTNNIIELSNPDVVARSVTLLHILSRQGDINPKAPITVTGNTFPAGIRPVVVWYNDWGSEDGDVVIPQAQTVISGVSTTIAAENAQFGVGTTNKYKLTLKDKEGNAVADRQVSAIIDGVVYNATTDDKGIATLSLNLKTTGVKTVNVIFLGDANYTGSMSSAQINVTKKITSITAGNVTIPASEPTKVISVTLKYGKLAVSNKKLTLTVDGKTYTAKTNSKGVAEFAVDLDKVGSYKYTVKFAGDANFEGCEVTNYVKIA; this is encoded by the coding sequence ATGAATAACAAAAAGATGTTAATGTCTCTTTTATTAATTGTTCTCCTTGCAGTATCTGTTAGTGCTGTTTCTGCAGCAGAAGATGCAAGTGTTCTTGCTGCTGATGATTCACAAGATGTAGTAGGTGCAGATTCTAATGCTCAAGTATTAAAAGCAAACATTTGGAAACCTAATGCTGCTACTGCAGCAGGTATTCAAGAAGCAATAGATTCTGCTCAACCAGGAGATACAGTTGATTTAAGTTCTTTTAAAGAATATAATGTAACTGATAGTACTATAACTATCAGTGGTAAAGATAATCTTTTTATAAAAGGTAAATCAGTACAACGTGTAACTATAAATGGATATGGTTCTGGAGATGGTATTTTCTACGTATCTGAAAGTAGTAATGTAAGATTCGCATGTATTGATTTTGTCGATGTAAACCCTGAAAACAATTTAACCTATGACGGTGTTGTAAAAGGTTGGGGTATAAACTTTGATGGTGAAGATTCTAACGGTGGTCAAGTAACTCAATGTACCTTCAAAGATTTCAATCAAGCTGTCGTTATCAACTCATGTAATAATGTAGAAATTAGAAGAAGTACATTCACTGGTGGTATAGCAACAAAACTTATCAATGACCCTACTGTTAACAAAGAACAAGGTTCCAAAGTTATTAGTGTTGGAGGATCTTTCTTCACCAGTATCTTAAATAATGTATTCGATGGACCTGTCCTTGATGCAATTTCCATTGCAAAAGGAAGTGGTGATGCTCAAATCATCGGTAACAAATTCTATAACAATGCTTATTCAATATTCTTCGGTGGTGCATCAACTGAAGGTACTTTCATTAAAAACAACGAATTCTTTAACTGCGGTTACTTCCAAGATGAAAACCGTTACTATGATGAATTCCCTGTAATCAGTATTCAAAAAGCTGCTGATAGTGTTTACTTTGAAGGTAACAAATTCCATGTAATCAACAACAACATTTTAATTGCAGCTGAATCAAGTAACACCGCTCACGGAGCTCCAAGTACCCTTGGTGATATTAATGTTACCAACAACATAATTGAATTGTCTAATCCTGATGTTGTAGCTCGTTCCGTAACCTTATTACACATTTTAAGCAGACAAGGAGACATCAATCCTAAAGCTCCTATTACCGTAACCGGCAACACCTTCCCTGCTGGAATCAGACCTGTTGTCGTATGGTATAATGACTGGGGAAGCGAAGATGGGGACGTTGTTATTCCACAAGCTCAAACAGTTATTAGTGGAGTTTCAACCACTATCGCTGCTGAAAATGCACAATTCGGTGTAGGTACCACTAACAAATATAAACTTACCTTAAAAGATAAAGAAGGTAACGCTGTTGCTGATAGACAAGTTTCCGCAATTATTGACGGTGTTGTCTACAATGCTACTACCGATGATAAAGGTATCGCAACTTTAAGCTTAAACTTAAAAACAACCGGTGTTAAAACTGTAAATGTCATCTTCCTTGGTGATGCAAACTACACAGGATCTATGAGCTCTGCTCAAATTAACGTTACCAAAAAAATAACTTCCATCACTGCGGGAAATGTTACTATTCCTGCATCTGAACCTACTAAAGTTATTTCTGTAACTCTTAAATATGGTAAGTTAGCGGTTTCAAACAAAAAATTAACTTTAACTGTTGATGGTAAAACATACACTGCAAAAACCAATTCCAAAGGTGTAGCAGAATTTGCTGTTGACTTAGATAAAGTTGGTTCTTACAAATATACCGTGAAATTTGCTGGTGACGCAAACTTTGAAGGTTGTGAAGTAACTAATTATGTAAAAATTGCATAA
- a CDS encoding right-handed parallel beta-helix repeat-containing protein, protein MLLVSTTYALDTNSNQTAINDDFDSIQKLIDEANPGQTIHLENKTYFGSGSSIKIYKNIVIEGDSSNTILDANSQSSIFVISPKVDVKLYGLTFINGYNSTEGGAIYNSGILTIDNSKFIDNYADGGAIHNAWKGKLTVSNSLFDMNNASFGAAIDNNEADLTIINTTFTNNACLEGGAIYNRFGEFLIYNCTFINNSAARGGGVYNNRGYMEIHDSRFISNNVYDLGGGIKSWGTCEVYDTIVQNNTAKQGGGIYVSEYTLLANNCFIENNNAEWGGGIYVEAKAKATVKNSKIINNGAVRGGGIDLNQGALDLTNCSVNNNTAETYGGGIYCSYLSSAIKNSEINNNAAKRGGAVYVNSQRNITVNITNVTIKNNMAQNGGAIFNRAEVNLVNVNLTSNRANESGGAIYNRKITSIENCQINNNEAPDNGGAVYNEYELNVNNASLNSNEAEFGGVIYNDGLAYVKNSILDSNRAKNGGAIYNTNNLFIESSKVNKNAATNYGGAIYNVYVLNVNNVSFNSNEARFGGVIYGNTSMNIKNSAFNSNKAFQAGVIYSKTNLTIDNSQFIENKVTHNAGVFYFSKGNVEIDNSIFKLNTGADEGGVIFNSMANVLVNNSQFISNEATSYGAAADNSGQLTIENSLFDNNTAYDAAVIDNDGILTISKSKFINNVAKTNGGVVDSKKPITITSSIFENNCAVCGGAIYRGNAVGCLFVNCHAENGGAIYLGNATDCLFVNCSANDHAAVICEGVASDSYCVNCHDAYDEITYPEAWSDENYNDGNYAFKSDSPFIYGYAATFSKNPSQVLVVSELASDATGNIKFTIKGATIKVKIKDGKAKAYFHDLSTGTYPVDVQYEGDSVYPSDSISLFIKVDANYAITSLSSHDVGYGQDAVIKIEVDENAPGNLDVSVNGVVQKVKITSKSLNTSFTGLKMGSYNVTVTYSGSGKYVPQNMTSTFNVVKGTPISSVNVSNPVGFGDDAIINVNMLNNQINGNVWFTVSDENKTKILTDKFSIVNGVASRSIPGLGLGKYYLHIYYAGNAHYNAQTIKTSFDVVKKTPISSVDVSNCAPGDNAIIKVKVNGVNGNIWFTISDANRTKILTNSCRINDGWAIISIPGLSVGKYYVHIYYAGNVHYSAQTIKTSFDVAKISPGLSVAKTTVEGKTVLTASIAKDARGNVNFAVNGNTYKAPIVKGIATVTLPDLAPGTYTLKSSYGGNYKYLAETKMRTITIK, encoded by the coding sequence ATGTTACTAGTTAGTACAACATATGCGCTGGATACAAATTCCAATCAAACGGCAATCAATGATGATTTTGATTCAATTCAGAAATTAATTGATGAGGCAAATCCAGGCCAAACAATTCATTTAGAAAACAAAACGTATTTTGGAAGTGGTTCATCAATCAAAATCTATAAAAACATAGTTATTGAAGGTGATTCATCAAATACAATCTTGGATGCAAATTCTCAATCAAGTATCTTTGTCATCTCGCCGAAAGTTGATGTGAAACTCTACGGATTAACTTTTATTAATGGATATAATTCAACTGAAGGGGGAGCAATATACAATTCAGGAATATTGACTATTGATAATTCCAAATTTATTGATAATTATGCAGATGGCGGTGCCATTCATAATGCTTGGAAAGGAAAATTAACAGTTTCAAATTCTTTATTTGATATGAATAATGCCAGTTTCGGTGCAGCTATTGACAATAATGAAGCTGATTTAACAATTATCAACACTACTTTCACCAATAATGCTTGTCTTGAAGGAGGAGCGATTTACAATAGATTTGGCGAGTTTCTGATTTACAATTGTACATTCATCAACAATTCCGCTGCACGCGGTGGTGGAGTATATAACAATAGGGGATATATGGAAATCCATGATTCAAGGTTCATTTCCAACAATGTTTATGATTTAGGCGGTGGAATTAAAAGTTGGGGAACATGTGAAGTCTACGACACCATAGTTCAAAACAACACTGCAAAACAGGGCGGTGGAATATATGTTTCCGAATATACATTATTGGCTAATAACTGTTTTATAGAAAACAACAATGCTGAATGGGGTGGAGGAATATATGTTGAAGCAAAAGCTAAAGCCACAGTTAAAAATTCAAAAATCATCAATAATGGTGCCGTTAGAGGTGGAGGTATTGACTTAAATCAAGGAGCTCTTGATTTGACAAACTGCAGTGTGAACAATAATACTGCAGAGACCTACGGTGGTGGAATCTACTGTTCTTATCTGTCTTCTGCGATAAAAAATTCCGAAATCAACAACAATGCCGCAAAAAGGGGTGGAGCGGTTTATGTCAATAGCCAAAGGAACATCACAGTAAACATCACAAATGTCACAATTAAAAATAATATGGCCCAAAATGGTGGGGCGATCTTTAATCGTGCTGAAGTTAATCTGGTCAATGTTAATCTAACTTCAAACAGGGCAAATGAAAGTGGTGGAGCCATCTATAACAGAAAAATCACATCAATTGAAAATTGCCAAATCAATAATAACGAAGCTCCCGATAATGGAGGGGCCGTTTATAATGAATATGAATTGAATGTGAATAATGCTTCATTAAATTCAAATGAAGCCGAATTTGGTGGAGTAATTTATAACGATGGATTGGCGTATGTTAAAAATTCCATTTTAGATTCAAACAGGGCAAAAAATGGTGGAGCTATTTATAATACAAATAATCTTTTCATTGAAAGCTCAAAAGTCAATAAGAATGCTGCCACAAATTATGGTGGAGCCATTTATAATGTGTATGTTTTGAATGTGAATAATGTATCATTCAATTCAAATGAGGCAAGATTCGGTGGTGTGATTTACGGTAACACCTCAATGAACATTAAAAATTCTGCTTTCAATTCAAATAAGGCATTTCAAGCCGGTGTGATATATTCAAAAACCAATCTGACTATTGACAACTCCCAATTTATTGAAAACAAAGTCACACATAATGCAGGAGTATTCTATTTTTCAAAAGGAAATGTGGAAATCGATAATTCAATATTCAAGCTTAACACAGGTGCTGATGAAGGAGGAGTAATCTTTAATTCAATGGCCAATGTATTGGTGAACAATTCCCAATTCATTTCAAATGAGGCAACAAGCTATGGTGCTGCTGCAGACAATTCAGGACAATTGACTATTGAAAATTCCTTGTTTGATAATAATACTGCTTATGATGCTGCTGTGATTGATAATGATGGTATATTGACCATATCCAAATCTAAGTTCATAAATAACGTAGCTAAAACCAATGGTGGTGTTGTGGATAGTAAAAAACCGATTACTATTACAAGTTCCATTTTTGAAAACAATTGTGCAGTTTGTGGAGGTGCCATTTATAGGGGCAATGCAGTTGGTTGTCTGTTTGTTAATTGCCATGCCGAAAATGGAGGTGCTATTTATTTGGGCAATGCAACAGATTGTCTTTTTGTGAATTGTTCAGCTAATGATCATGCCGCTGTTATTTGTGAAGGTGTGGCTTCTGATTCATATTGCGTAAACTGCCATGATGCCTATGATGAGATAACATACCCTGAAGCTTGGAGTGATGAAAACTATAATGATGGAAATTATGCATTCAAATCCGATTCTCCATTCATATACGGATATGCCGCGACATTTTCTAAAAATCCAAGTCAGGTATTGGTTGTTTCAGAATTGGCCAGTGATGCGACAGGCAATATAAAATTCACAATCAAAGGTGCAACAATAAAAGTTAAAATAAAAGACGGCAAAGCAAAAGCATATTTCCATGATTTAAGCACAGGAACATATCCTGTTGATGTTCAATATGAGGGGGATTCTGTTTATCCAAGTGATTCGATTTCCCTATTTATCAAAGTGGATGCGAACTATGCAATCACTTCACTTTCATCACATGATGTAGGGTATGGTCAGGATGCAGTGATTAAAATCGAGGTGGATGAAAATGCACCGGGCAATTTGGATGTTTCAGTAAATGGAGTCGTTCAAAAAGTCAAAATTACCAGTAAATCCTTGAATACTTCTTTCACCGGTTTAAAGATGGGGTCATATAATGTAACAGTGACCTATTCCGGAAGCGGCAAATACGTTCCTCAAAACATGACTTCCACATTCAATGTAGTTAAAGGAACTCCAATTAGTTCAGTTAATGTATCCAATCCTGTTGGCTTTGGCGATGATGCAATCATTAATGTTAACATGTTAAATAACCAAATCAATGGTAATGTGTGGTTTACTGTTTCTGATGAGAATAAAACTAAGATTTTAACAGATAAATTCTCGATTGTAAATGGTGTTGCGTCTCGATCTATTCCTGGTCTTGGTTTAGGAAAATATTATCTCCACATCTATTATGCAGGCAATGCCCACTATAATGCTCAAACCATTAAAACATCTTTTGATGTAGTCAAAAAAACTCCAATCAGTTCAGTTGATGTATCTAATTGTGCTCCGGGGGATAATGCAATTATTAAAGTTAAAGTGAATGGTGTCAACGGTAATATATGGTTTACTATCTCAGATGCAAACAGGACCAAGATTCTTACTAATAGTTGCCGAATAAATGATGGTTGGGCGATTATTTCAATTCCGGGCCTAAGTGTAGGCAAATATTATGTGCATATATATTATGCAGGAAATGTCCATTATAGTGCTCAAACCATTAAAACTAGCTTTGATGTGGCTAAAATTTCACCAGGGCTATCTGTCGCAAAAACAACTGTGGAAGGCAAGACAGTTCTTACTGCAAGCATTGCTAAAGATGCAAGGGGAAATGTGAATTTTGCTGTCAACGGAAACACATACAAAGCCCCAATAGTTAAAGGCATAGCGACTGTAACACTGCCGGACTTGGCACCTGGTACATACACTCTTAAATCCAGCTATGGAGGTAATTACAAATATCTTGCAGAAACAAAAATGCGTACAATCACTATTAAATAG
- a CDS encoding right-handed parallel beta-helix repeat-containing protein, translating to MKFKNILLICSLLLVTLMCMSSVVAYDNDINSTDGSLWLDTQSDEQLSLENNVENELSQYEDSLLSTPKTIIVEEVEKDHNEMNEPTIQTAIDGANAGDTIIINGESYQHCHFIVNKQLTIKSNIGTTMGVCSSTAYSGYRGIFYITSGGSGTVIEGFTINNEVNNANDYGILVSGASNVIIKDCKITNKRTSSDAIRIENSQNVLVENVTAYKSENGIRIKNSQNVNVTESSISGSKYGVMIVDSTNTRIFSNDISGNTIAGIAVAGNSAYSTILSNNISNGNIGVNLTSADHVDILNNYIAFNSRYGVYVNCNITQMNIRGNFINQNAQYDIFNDHRVRNLFVPGGEQIQVITNNYMIGHAERPVWRQVYEYRPGEYVADYTYDPVTDEYTYVGDGNGDYYGHQSGTFLGFLFEINQMLACPNIFFYYPTDGVTPWTKTGNYKLQLSDITQVRKGTYTISIVDENGTIAQDLSSVPVTFYLNKADNQPIPKEGDVYKIVYMKNGTATVSFTTENYQETGNVLLASFPGIGNNIYSNKNRPYKTLDISDNNIPGDQAETRITVSDLNTYPKSNDLFTAVLSDVDGNFIADQSLTFNINSKNYTAITDREGKASIKVYESNEGSYPITVYYAGDDDYDSSSAQASVVVKKMTVEIISSDVNMVPGMAENYSVTLIDECNQTIANQNVVFTVNKKSYTVKTNANGVASQELSFATEGTYSIVSKFAGSAQYGSTSNINEINVQYSSKETILTVPAVTIPPNTDRIYTISLKNELGEGISDQSVTIKVNGKTYNEITDDNGQVNLNVNLPSIKSYGVRASYDGNMIYKSASASGTIKVVKAVTVLESYDRTFAKDSDKAYSVILKDDSGYALVDEEIIFKYDGKSVTKTTDSDGIATVNLDSTLKSFDIESVHEENDRYTSASSTNRITISDKTGVVFVDDGLPNSEIQRILDSCKNGDNVEFLGNNYTDVALNVTKPLNIYSQNRAILNAKSNNPVFKITASNVVISNFTIIADSYDAIEIANARKVIIQDNIITNVWDESQSADYLSGEVPIPGYGVNISASKNIQILNNDISLFESGIYMEDVLYAVITGNTIRENNYGIKYGFGVSNTRIANNTIINSIGLYTMEVPEGPSGYGIFLNNSAVNVTITRNVITWNHMGISIDANYSTNIVITSNWISDSVLEGIRFNEGYDLAENAVEPKVTNNAIYRNARGPSMMILGELSANPAGIYGPGVFNDSLKLKLNPNWYGKNQIITWDNDTGIVGYGTMCPRIKTTPIAFNEIECETPGTYSITFYKNGKVASALPRFDMYATLNNETEVVFDVVNGVGTFSFDIDDFDLTYNEIQVSIGSLTDQDRIFKAEMTKILNSSEIPTFSGGVSPSVVGHGDDAIINVTMLTNTINGNIWFTISDENKTKILTDKIHIENGSAIRTISNLDAGKYYLHLYYAGNSRYHAQTVKGSFEVVMKTPIDSVNVSNWTPNEDVTVKVKMNGVNGNVWYTVSDENNTKIVTDKIHIEDGWAITSLPAIKVGKYRLHVYYAGNAHYAAQSVDMDFEVTKISPEMVVYKTIVDDNVVLTANIAKDARGNVNFAVNGNTYKAQIVKGVATVTLSGLAHGSYTLKTSYGGNYKYLPETQTRTIVV from the coding sequence ATGAAATTTAAGAATATTTTATTAATATGTTCATTATTATTGGTTACATTAATGTGTATGAGCTCCGTTGTAGCTTATGATAATGATATTAATTCAACTGATGGTTCATTATGGTTGGATACGCAATCAGATGAACAATTAAGTTTAGAAAATAATGTTGAAAATGAATTGTCGCAATATGAAGATTCGTTATTATCAACTCCAAAAACTATTATTGTTGAAGAGGTTGAAAAAGATCATAATGAGATGAATGAACCGACAATCCAAACAGCAATTGACGGTGCTAATGCAGGTGATACAATCATCATCAACGGTGAAAGCTATCAGCACTGTCATTTTATAGTAAATAAGCAACTGACAATTAAAAGTAATATTGGAACAACAATGGGAGTATGTTCCAGCACAGCATATTCAGGATATAGAGGTATATTTTATATAACTTCAGGAGGCAGCGGAACTGTCATTGAAGGATTTACAATCAACAATGAGGTAAACAATGCTAATGATTATGGAATACTTGTTAGCGGAGCATCAAATGTTATTATAAAGGACTGTAAGATAACCAACAAAAGAACATCTTCGGATGCAATCCGAATAGAAAATTCACAAAATGTGCTGGTGGAAAATGTAACAGCTTACAAATCAGAAAATGGAATTAGAATCAAAAACTCTCAAAATGTTAATGTGACTGAATCCAGCATCTCAGGTTCAAAATATGGCGTAATGATTGTTGATTCAACAAATACTCGAATTTTCTCAAATGATATTAGCGGAAATACAATTGCAGGAATAGCTGTGGCAGGAAACAGTGCATATTCCACAATACTTTCCAATAACATTTCAAACGGCAATATCGGAGTCAACCTGACAAGTGCGGACCATGTTGATATTTTGAATAATTACATTGCATTCAACAGCAGGTATGGTGTTTATGTAAACTGCAACATTACCCAAATGAATATTAGAGGCAATTTCATCAATCAAAATGCCCAATATGATATTTTCAACGACCACAGGGTAAGAAACCTTTTTGTTCCTGGTGGTGAACAGATTCAGGTAATTACAAACAACTATATGATTGGTCATGCGGAAAGGCCGGTTTGGCGTCAAGTCTATGAATACAGGCCTGGCGAATATGTCGCCGATTATACATATGATCCAGTTACTGATGAGTATACTTATGTCGGGGATGGAAATGGGGACTATTACGGACATCAAAGTGGAACATTCTTGGGATTCCTCTTTGAAATAAATCAAATGCTTGCTTGTCCGAATATTTTCTTCTACTATCCTACAGATGGGGTTACACCATGGACAAAAACAGGAAACTATAAACTCCAATTAAGTGACATCACCCAAGTGCGCAAAGGCACATATACAATCTCAATCGTTGATGAAAATGGCACCATTGCACAGGACTTGAGCAGCGTGCCTGTCACATTTTATCTCAACAAAGCCGATAACCAGCCTATTCCTAAGGAAGGGGATGTCTATAAGATTGTATATATGAAAAACGGTACTGCAACAGTATCCTTTACAACTGAGAACTATCAGGAAACCGGAAATGTTTTACTTGCAAGTTTCCCAGGTATTGGAAATAACATCTATTCCAACAAAAACAGGCCTTATAAGACATTGGATATTTCAGATAATAATATTCCTGGCGATCAGGCTGAAACAAGAATCACAGTTTCAGATTTAAACACTTATCCTAAATCAAATGATTTATTCACTGCTGTCTTGTCTGATGTGGATGGCAATTTTATAGCGGACCAGTCTTTAACATTCAACATCAATTCAAAAAACTATACCGCGATAACCGATAGGGAAGGTAAAGCCAGCATAAAGGTCTATGAGAGTAATGAAGGATCATATCCAATCACTGTCTACTATGCTGGAGATGATGATTATGATTCAAGCAGTGCCCAAGCTAGTGTTGTTGTTAAAAAGATGACTGTTGAAATCATATCTTCCGATGTTAATATGGTTCCGGGAATGGCTGAAAACTATTCAGTAACCTTGATTGATGAGTGTAATCAAACAATTGCCAATCAGAATGTTGTTTTCACCGTAAACAAAAAATCATACACAGTTAAAACAAATGCAAATGGTGTTGCATCTCAAGAGTTAAGTTTTGCCACAGAAGGCACCTACAGCATTGTCAGCAAATTTGCAGGATCAGCCCAATACGGCAGCACTTCAAATATAAATGAGATAAATGTTCAATATTCATCAAAAGAAACTATCTTAACTGTTCCTGCAGTCACCATTCCTCCTAATACTGATAGGATATATACCATTTCTTTAAAGAATGAATTGGGGGAAGGCATTTCAGATCAAAGTGTTACAATTAAAGTGAATGGAAAAACATATAATGAGATTACAGACGACAATGGCCAGGTCAATTTAAATGTCAACTTACCATCAATCAAATCTTATGGCGTAAGGGCATCCTATGATGGAAACATGATTTATAAAAGTGCTTCAGCAAGCGGAACAATCAAGGTTGTAAAGGCTGTCACTGTATTGGAAAGCTATGACAGAACCTTTGCCAAAGATTCAGACAAAGCGTATTCCGTAATCTTAAAAGATGACTCCGGTTATGCTTTGGTCGATGAAGAAATTATATTCAAATACGATGGCAAAAGTGTTACAAAAACAACAGATTCAGATGGTATCGCTACCGTCAATTTGGATTCTACATTAAAATCATTTGACATTGAATCTGTACATGAAGAAAACGACAGATATACTTCAGCTTCAAGCACCAATAGGATTACAATCTCAGATAAAACTGGTGTGGTGTTTGTTGATGATGGATTGCCTAACTCAGAAATACAAAGGATTTTGGACAGCTGTAAAAATGGGGACAATGTGGAATTTTTAGGCAACAATTACACTGATGTGGCATTGAATGTCACTAAGCCATTGAATATTTATTCCCAAAACAGAGCAATCTTAAATGCTAAATCAAACAATCCAGTATTTAAGATTACTGCTTCCAACGTGGTAATTTCCAATTTCACAATCATTGCAGATTCATATGATGCAATTGAAATAGCAAATGCCAGAAAAGTCATCATTCAGGATAACATAATTACAAATGTATGGGATGAATCACAAAGTGCAGATTATTTAAGTGGTGAGGTTCCAATTCCAGGTTATGGAGTAAACATTTCCGCATCCAAAAACATACAGATTCTCAATAATGACATAAGCTTATTTGAAAGTGGAATATATATGGAAGATGTGCTTTATGCCGTCATTACTGGAAATACCATAAGGGAAAACAATTACGGCATCAAATACGGATTTGGTGTATCAAATACTAGAATCGCAAACAATACCATAATCAACAGCATTGGTCTGTACACAATGGAGGTTCCTGAAGGGCCTAGCGGATACGGTATTTTCCTCAACAATTCTGCAGTGAACGTTACAATTACAAGAAATGTCATTACATGGAACCATATGGGTATCTCAATAGATGCGAACTATTCAACAAACATTGTAATCACATCCAATTGGATTTCCGATAGTGTTCTTGAAGGAATCAGATTTAATGAAGGCTATGATTTGGCTGAAAATGCAGTTGAACCTAAAGTGACAAACAATGCAATTTATAGAAATGCAAGAGGTCCAAGCATGATGATTTTAGGCGAATTGAGTGCAAATCCTGCAGGAATCTACGGTCCGGGAGTATTCAACGATTCCCTAAAACTGAAACTTAATCCGAATTGGTATGGTAAAAACCAAATCATTACCTGGGACAACGATACAGGTATTGTTGGATATGGAACAATGTGTCCGAGAATCAAAACAACACCGATTGCATTCAACGAAATCGAATGTGAAACTCCGGGCACATATTCAATCACTTTCTATAAGAACGGCAAAGTCGCCTCTGCTCTTCCTAGATTTGACATGTATGCCACTTTAAACAATGAAACTGAAGTTGTATTCGATGTTGTCAATGGTGTGGGAACATTTTCATTTGATATAGATGATTTTGATTTGACATATAATGAAATCCAAGTATCCATAGGGTCTTTGACAGATCAGGACAGGATTTTCAAAGCAGAAATGACCAAAATATTGAACTCCAGTGAAATTCCGACCTTCAGCGGAGGAGTATCACCGTCTGTTGTTGGCCATGGAGATGATGCCATCATCAATGTCACCATGTTGACCAATACAATCAACGGAAATATATGGTTTACAATCTCTGATGAGAATAAAACCAAAATCTTGACAGATAAAATCCATATTGAGAATGGCAGTGCTATCAGAACCATTTCAAACCTTGATGCAGGCAAATATTACTTGCACTTGTATTATGCAGGAAACTCCCGATATCATGCACAGACTGTTAAAGGAAGCTTTGAAGTTGTCATGAAGACTCCAATCGATTCAGTCAATGTTTCCAATTGGACACCAAATGAGGATGTAACAGTCAAAGTCAAAATGAACGGTGTCAACGGTAATGTCTGGTATACAGTCTCTGATGAGAACAACACAAAAATAGTAACCGACAAGATTCACATTGAAGATGGATGGGCAATAACTTCCCTTCCGGCTATCAAGGTTGGCAAATACCGCTTGCATGTATATTATGCAGGTAATGCTCATTATGCTGCCCAAAGCGTCGATATGGACTTTGAAGTGACTAAAATTTCGCCGGAGATGGTAGTTTATAAAACTATTGTGGATGATAATGTGGTCCTTACTGCAAACATTGCCAAGGATGCAAGGGGAAATGTCAATTTTGCTGTTAATGGAAACACCTACAAAGCCCAAATAGTCAAGGGCGTTGCAACGGTTACATTATCTGGCTTGGCACATGGTTCTTACACGCTGAAAACCAGCTACGGCGGTAACTACAAATACCTTCCGGAAACACAAACACGTACAATTGTAGTTTAA
- a CDS encoding DUF3795 domain-containing protein: MKMPDEINPKLLAPCGINCISCEKYQNPCAGCLISDDGKSKASLKCKIKTCFDTKNFSYCGRCSEFPCPLIKKHSKKYVKRHDLNTLDSAKRIKTTGIGRMMSQDRERWLCPECGGVVKFQTKSCSECNFKVD, from the coding sequence ATGAAAATGCCTGATGAAATAAATCCGAAACTACTTGCGCCTTGCGGAATCAATTGCATTAGCTGTGAAAAATACCAGAACCCATGTGCAGGCTGCTTGATTAGTGATGACGGGAAAAGCAAAGCCAGCTTAAAATGTAAGATTAAAACTTGTTTTGACACTAAGAATTTCAGCTATTGCGGACGCTGCAGTGAGTTTCCATGTCCCCTAATTAAAAAGCACTCCAAAAAGTATGTCAAAAGGCATGATTTGAATACATTGGACAGTGCAAAAAGAATCAAGACTACTGGCATCGGGCGCATGATGAGCCAAGACCGTGAAAGGTGGTTATGTCCCGAGTGCGGAGGGGTTGTGAAATTCCAAACAAAATCCTGTAGCGAATGCAACTTTAAAGTTGATTAA